From Halobacterium sp. R2-5, the proteins below share one genomic window:
- a CDS encoding S9 family peptidase, producing the protein MAYDIERYLNVRSAGGPTFGPAGELAFLLDTTGSNQVWRVDASEEWPAQLTFHDERVAFASFSPTRDELVYGTDAGGDEFWQLHRLAADGSEDVALTDDPDAKHQFGGWSHDGDRLAYAANRRDQGVFDVYTQSRDETGADADLLVEGDDYDMLAAAGWSPSDDRLLLHESHSNVSNDLYVADVDTGEVTHATPFDDDDVQFSSVAWTPDGDGVYVCTDLGADTHYLGLLDPGSGDVEEVASGGDWPLESVAVDHDSGRLAYVRNVDGYSELTLAEADGTSLGEYPKPDLVDGVVSGVSFDPDGERVAVSASSPTENGNVYVVDVESGDARRWTDASTAGIPKQTFREPELIHYESFDGLDVPAFLTLPEGDGPHPVVVDFHGGPESQRRPWFSGLRQYFVDNGYAVFEPNVRGSSGYGKEYMNLDNVRNRMDSVKDGEAGVEWLAARDDVDEDRVVAYGGSYGGFMVLASLTEYPDLWAAGVDVVGIANFVTFLENTGDWRREHREAEYGSLADDREFLESISPVHSADRIRAPLLVLHGANDPRVPVEEAEQIVEQAGEHVPTEKLVFEDEGHGFTKLENKLTAYRAVVDFLDEHV; encoded by the coding sequence ATGGCCTACGACATCGAGCGGTATCTGAACGTCCGGAGCGCGGGCGGCCCGACGTTCGGCCCCGCGGGCGAGCTCGCCTTCCTGCTGGACACCACGGGGTCGAACCAGGTGTGGCGCGTGGACGCCTCCGAGGAGTGGCCAGCCCAGCTGACGTTCCACGACGAGCGCGTGGCGTTCGCGTCGTTCTCGCCGACGCGCGACGAGCTCGTCTACGGGACGGACGCCGGCGGCGACGAGTTCTGGCAGCTCCACCGCCTCGCCGCGGACGGCAGCGAGGACGTGGCGCTCACCGACGACCCGGACGCGAAACACCAGTTCGGCGGCTGGAGCCACGACGGGGACCGGCTCGCGTACGCCGCGAACCGCCGCGACCAGGGCGTCTTCGACGTCTACACCCAGAGCCGCGACGAGACGGGCGCGGACGCCGACCTGCTCGTCGAGGGCGACGACTACGACATGCTGGCGGCCGCGGGCTGGAGCCCGAGCGACGACCGGCTGTTGCTCCACGAGAGTCACTCGAACGTCAGCAACGACCTCTACGTCGCCGACGTCGACACCGGTGAGGTCACGCACGCGACGCCGTTCGACGACGACGACGTGCAGTTCTCCTCGGTGGCGTGGACGCCGGACGGCGACGGCGTCTACGTCTGCACCGACCTCGGCGCAGACACCCACTACCTGGGACTGCTCGACCCCGGCTCCGGAGACGTCGAGGAAGTCGCCAGCGGCGGCGACTGGCCGCTGGAGTCCGTCGCCGTCGACCACGACTCCGGGCGGCTGGCGTACGTCCGGAACGTCGACGGCTACAGCGAACTCACGCTCGCCGAGGCCGACGGCACCAGTCTCGGCGAGTACCCGAAGCCCGACCTCGTCGACGGCGTCGTCTCCGGCGTGAGCTTCGACCCGGACGGCGAGCGCGTCGCGGTGTCGGCCTCTTCCCCGACGGAGAACGGCAACGTCTACGTCGTCGACGTCGAGAGCGGCGACGCGCGCCGCTGGACGGACGCCTCGACGGCGGGCATCCCGAAGCAGACGTTCCGGGAGCCCGAACTAATTCACTACGAGAGCTTCGATGGACTCGACGTTCCGGCGTTCCTCACGCTCCCCGAGGGCGACGGCCCCCACCCCGTCGTCGTCGACTTCCACGGCGGTCCCGAGTCCCAGCGCCGGCCGTGGTTCTCGGGGCTCCGCCAGTACTTCGTCGACAACGGCTACGCCGTCTTCGAGCCGAACGTCCGCGGGTCCTCCGGCTACGGGAAGGAGTACATGAACCTCGACAACGTCCGCAACCGGATGGACTCGGTGAAAGACGGCGAGGCCGGCGTCGAGTGGCTCGCCGCCCGCGACGACGTCGACGAGGACCGCGTCGTCGCGTACGGCGGCTCCTACGGCGGGTTCATGGTGCTGGCGTCGCTCACGGAGTACCCCGACCTGTGGGCGGCGGGCGTCGACGTCGTCGGCATCGCGAACTTCGTCACCTTCCTCGAGAACACCGGCGACTGGCGCCGCGAGCACCGCGAGGCCGAGTACGGCAGCCTCGCCGACGACCGCGAGTTCCTCGAATCCATCAGTCCCGTCCACAGCGCCGACCGCATCCGCGCGCCGCTGCTCGTGCTCCACGGCGCGAACGACCCCCGCGTCCCCGTCGAGGAAGCCGAACAGATCGTCGAGCAGGCCGGCGAACACGTTCCCACGGAGAAACTCGTCTTCGAGGACGAGGGCCACGGCTTCACGAAACTGGAGAACAAGCTCACCGCCTACCGCGCGGTCGTCGACTTCCTCGACGAACACGTCTAG
- a CDS encoding M48 family metalloprotease codes for MNAAVVLALPVVAYAASRLAGVAAARAADRVTAASRLRRANRVLQAAAALTGLFVFTNSPLDDALAAALPVPSVVGVLVALAGTVLVGGVVPALAVHLGTRPAWASVTGHSPDYAATVRRFLALASVLVAPAFFVVSAWLAAPSGRPSLLAVAGASAVIVVAMPPLAARFGPLRPPTHEEAAAIPACAHGLRVRVVETGRHPVANAVAAGVLPGARYVFVTDALFRTLDADATAAVVAHEVGHHRRGHVPARFLATGVALAPLFLAATGVLDALVPAVAASVALLLAVGPLVRWTEFDADAYAAARVGSPAMERALATLADRGLVPVDRSRLARLFSFHPAIGRRVDRLRTPNRFS; via the coding sequence ATGAACGCCGCCGTCGTGCTCGCCCTCCCGGTGGTCGCGTACGCCGCGAGCAGGCTCGCGGGCGTCGCCGCCGCGCGCGCCGCCGACCGCGTGACCGCCGCGTCCCGGCTGCGGCGCGCGAACCGCGTCCTGCAGGCCGCCGCGGCGCTCACCGGCCTGTTCGTGTTCACGAACTCGCCGCTGGACGACGCGCTCGCAGCCGCGCTGCCCGTCCCGTCGGTCGTCGGCGTGCTCGTCGCGCTCGCCGGCACCGTGCTGGTCGGCGGCGTCGTGCCGGCGCTCGCCGTTCACCTCGGAACGCGGCCCGCGTGGGCGAGCGTCACTGGACACTCACCCGACTACGCGGCGACCGTCCGGCGGTTCCTCGCGCTCGCGTCCGTCCTCGTCGCGCCCGCGTTCTTCGTCGTCAGCGCGTGGCTGGCCGCGCCGTCCGGCCGACCGAGCCTGCTGGCCGTCGCCGGCGCGTCCGCCGTCATCGTCGTCGCGATGCCGCCGCTCGCCGCGAGGTTCGGGCCGCTACGGCCGCCGACCCACGAGGAAGCAGCCGCGATTCCGGCGTGCGCCCACGGCCTCCGGGTGCGCGTCGTCGAGACCGGCCGTCACCCGGTCGCGAACGCCGTCGCCGCGGGCGTGCTCCCCGGCGCCCGGTACGTGTTCGTGACGGACGCGCTGTTCCGGACGCTGGACGCCGACGCCACCGCCGCCGTGGTCGCCCACGAGGTCGGCCACCACCGCCGCGGCCACGTCCCCGCGCGGTTCCTCGCGACGGGCGTGGCGCTCGCGCCGCTGTTCCTCGCGGCGACCGGCGTCCTCGACGCGCTCGTCCCCGCCGTCGCGGCCTCCGTCGCGTTGTTACTCGCTGTCGGCCCGCTCGTCCGGTGGACGGAGTTCGACGCCGACGCGTACGCCGCCGCCCGCGTCGGCAGCCCCGCGATGGAGCGCGCGCTCGCCACGCTCGCTGACCGCGGGCTCGTCCCCGTCGACCGGTCGCGGCTCGCCCGCCTGTTCTCCTTTCACCCCGCCATCGGGCGGCGGGTCGACCGCCTGCGCACCCCAAATCGTTTTTCCTGA
- a CDS encoding lysylphosphatidylglycerol synthase domain-containing protein produces MELDRRRVVFRVFVAVAIGALLVTGVGWDQVIENLRDADLVYYSLAPVGSAFALLAGGEGMRLALGFSVLSVRGALARRAFYAAAIVRSFLPAGTVGAGGFVAYVVSRHDEVSLSEAAAGVSAWEFVMMLGSAVVGLFGVLGVLAQGRGTGGLARLFVGFCVVLALVAVFGVVVERSRDHVAVVLARIGRTLDPLLVRVVPGYDEPIETADIRAGLDEFFGALAALAADRSRFVSVLAAAHLAWIGWMIPLYVSLRAVGVGVSPAVVAVAVTVSGFARAIPLPAGIGPVDAALGGVLIALTPHSLGELASALVLYRSGMLLVQVMAGGLSLWTLDAAATGRLTD; encoded by the coding sequence GTGGAGCTCGACCGTCGACGCGTCGTCTTCCGGGTGTTCGTCGCCGTCGCCATCGGCGCCCTGCTGGTGACCGGTGTCGGGTGGGACCAGGTAATCGAGAACCTCCGCGACGCCGACCTCGTCTACTACTCGCTCGCACCGGTCGGCTCGGCGTTCGCGCTGCTCGCGGGCGGCGAAGGGATGCGGCTCGCGCTCGGCTTCTCCGTCCTGAGCGTGCGCGGCGCGCTCGCGCGGCGGGCGTTCTACGCCGCCGCCATCGTCCGGAGCTTCCTCCCGGCGGGCACCGTCGGCGCCGGCGGGTTCGTCGCGTACGTGGTCAGCCGCCACGACGAGGTGTCGCTGAGCGAGGCGGCCGCTGGCGTCTCCGCGTGGGAGTTCGTGATGATGCTCGGGTCCGCCGTCGTCGGCCTCTTCGGTGTGCTCGGCGTGCTCGCGCAGGGCCGAGGAACTGGGGGGTTGGCCCGGCTGTTCGTGGGATTCTGCGTGGTGCTCGCGCTCGTCGCCGTCTTCGGCGTCGTCGTCGAACGGTCCCGCGACCACGTCGCCGTCGTACTCGCCCGGATCGGCCGAACCCTCGACCCGCTACTCGTCCGCGTCGTCCCCGGCTACGACGAGCCAATCGAGACTGCGGACATCCGGGCCGGCCTCGACGAGTTCTTCGGCGCGCTCGCCGCGCTGGCCGCCGACCGCTCGCGGTTCGTCTCCGTGCTCGCGGCCGCCCACCTCGCCTGGATCGGGTGGATGATTCCGCTGTACGTGAGCCTGCGCGCGGTCGGCGTCGGCGTCTCTCCCGCGGTCGTCGCCGTCGCAGTGACGGTGTCGGGGTTCGCACGCGCCATTCCGCTGCCGGCCGGCATCGGCCCCGTGGACGCCGCGCTCGGCGGGGTGCTCATCGCGCTCACGCCGCACTCGCTCGGCGAGCTCGCGTCCGCGCTCGTGCTCTACCGCTCGGGCATGCTGCTCGTGCAGGTGATGGCGGGCGGGCTCTCGCTGTGGACGCTGGACGCCGCGGCGACGGGCAGGCTCACCGACTAG
- a CDS encoding NAD(P)-dependent glycerol-1-phosphate dehydrogenase, with product MFEKSTWIRLPRSVVLGHDVLSRTREVVVETHLTGQPLVVTSPTPREVAADPIVAQFEEAGDDPEVAVVEEATFDAVEDVLDVARGMDVGYLVGVGGGKPIDIAKMASDHLDVGFVSVPTAASHDGIVSGRGSVPEGDTRHSVAAAPPVAVVADTGVIADAPWDLTTAGCADIISNYTAVKDWRLAERLQNVEYSEYAGALSQMTAEMLVDNAGSIKPELEESAWVVMKALVSSGVAMSIAGSSRPASGSEHLFSHQLDRIAPGKALHGHQVGVGSILAEYLHSGEQGEWRSVRDALRALDAPTTAEELGITDEELLEAMTSAHEIRDRYTILGSGISEDAAVEAAAKTGVI from the coding sequence ATGTTCGAGAAGTCGACGTGGATCCGCCTCCCGCGCAGCGTCGTGCTCGGCCACGACGTGCTCTCTCGGACGCGGGAGGTCGTCGTCGAGACCCACCTCACGGGCCAGCCGCTCGTCGTGACGAGCCCGACGCCCCGCGAGGTGGCGGCCGACCCCATCGTCGCGCAGTTCGAGGAAGCGGGCGACGACCCCGAGGTCGCGGTCGTCGAGGAGGCGACGTTCGACGCCGTCGAGGACGTCCTCGACGTCGCCCGCGGGATGGACGTCGGCTACCTCGTCGGCGTCGGCGGCGGGAAGCCCATCGACATCGCGAAGATGGCCAGCGACCACCTCGACGTCGGGTTCGTGAGCGTTCCGACTGCGGCGAGCCACGACGGCATCGTCTCCGGGCGCGGGTCGGTGCCGGAGGGCGACACCCGCCACTCGGTCGCGGCGGCGCCGCCGGTCGCAGTCGTCGCTGACACCGGCGTCATCGCGGACGCGCCGTGGGACCTGACGACCGCGGGCTGCGCGGACATCATCTCCAACTACACCGCCGTCAAGGACTGGCGGCTCGCCGAACGCCTCCAGAACGTCGAGTACAGCGAGTACGCGGGCGCGCTCAGCCAGATGACCGCGGAGATGCTCGTGGACAACGCGGGCTCGATCAAGCCCGAACTGGAGGAGTCCGCGTGGGTCGTGATGAAGGCGCTCGTCTCCTCGGGGGTCGCGATGTCCATCGCGGGCTCCTCGCGACCGGCGTCCGGTAGCGAGCACCTGTTCAGCCACCAGCTCGACCGCATCGCGCCCGGGAAGGCCCTCCACGGCCACCAGGTCGGCGTCGGCTCGATTCTCGCGGAGTACCTCCACTCCGGCGAGCAGGGCGAGTGGCGCTCGGTCCGGGACGCGTTGCGCGCGCTCGACGCGCCGACGACCGCCGAGGAACTCGGCATCACCGACGAGGAACTGCTCGAAGCGATGACCTCGGCCCACGAGATCCGGGACCGCTACACGATTCTCGGCTCCGGCATCAGCGAGGACGCCGCCGTCGAGGCCGCCGCGAAGACCGGCGTCATCTAG
- a CDS encoding SDR family oxidoreductase yields MDSALVVGGTRFIGRHLVEELLAHDYRVTTFNRGKHDDPFAENNRVHHVQGDRTDRKALLTAKREVEPDAVFDCVAYKPREVEHAIDVFGGVDAYVYVSSGSAYAADDVPKREDETELEECTAEQATDDSLDSYGPRKAAGDRIVFQAAERGVNAMSVRPTVVYGPHDYTERLAYWVDRVAEHDAVVVPGDGTNLWQRVYVEDVARGMRLVAEEGTPGEAYNLGDRNAVTLDRTLDLIADALGTDVERAYTSPRELSIVDLEPTEFPLYRDYPHVLDTSKIEELGWESTPVEEAMAETVDAHRERGRTGEAEGPDREDEDRLLDVLDTL; encoded by the coding sequence ATGGACTCCGCGCTCGTCGTCGGCGGCACGCGCTTCATCGGCCGCCACCTCGTGGAAGAACTGCTCGCCCACGACTACCGCGTCACGACGTTCAACCGCGGGAAGCACGACGACCCGTTCGCCGAGAACAACCGCGTCCACCACGTGCAGGGCGACCGCACGGACCGGAAGGCCCTGCTGACCGCGAAGCGGGAGGTCGAGCCCGACGCCGTCTTCGACTGCGTCGCGTACAAGCCCCGGGAGGTCGAGCACGCCATCGACGTGTTCGGCGGCGTGGACGCGTACGTCTACGTCTCCAGCGGGTCGGCGTACGCCGCCGACGACGTACCGAAGCGCGAGGACGAGACGGAACTCGAGGAGTGCACGGCCGAACAGGCGACCGACGACTCGTTGGACTCCTACGGCCCGCGGAAGGCCGCCGGCGACCGCATCGTCTTCCAGGCGGCCGAGCGCGGCGTGAACGCGATGAGCGTGCGCCCGACGGTCGTCTACGGCCCCCACGACTACACGGAGCGCCTCGCGTACTGGGTGGACCGGGTCGCCGAACACGACGCGGTCGTCGTCCCCGGGGACGGCACGAACCTCTGGCAGCGCGTCTACGTCGAGGACGTCGCCCGCGGGATGCGCCTCGTCGCCGAGGAGGGGACGCCGGGCGAGGCGTACAACCTCGGCGACCGGAACGCCGTCACGCTCGACCGAACCCTCGACCTGATTGCGGACGCGCTGGGCACGGACGTCGAGCGCGCGTACACGAGCCCCCGCGAGCTCTCCATCGTCGACCTCGAACCCACGGAGTTCCCGCTGTACCGCGACTACCCGCACGTCCTCGACACGTCGAAAATCGAGGAGCTGGGCTGGGAGTCCACACCCGTCGAGGAGGCGATGGCGGAGACCGTCGACGCCCACCGCGAGCGTGGGCGCACCGGCGAAGCGGAGGGGCCGGACCGCGAGGACGAGGACCGTCTGCTCGACGTCCTCGACACGCTGTAG